A region of Pieris rapae chromosome 20, ilPieRapa1.1, whole genome shotgun sequence DNA encodes the following proteins:
- the LOC111000984 gene encoding 17-beta-hydroxysteroid dehydrogenase 13 isoform X1, with product MATTETQKNGSAQNLIKQAPWTDEQGITMKVYQGVMMALEILVLIVKLYATWFYCLYRFFVPPEPKSVNGEIVLITGAGHGMGREMALRFGRLGSVIVCVDINPKGNEETAEMVKENKGKAHTYKCDVTDREAINQLIEKVRKEVGEVTILVNNAGIMPCKPLLQTNEKEIRLAFEVNVLSHLWLLQAVLPSMMERNHGHIVAMSSMAGVLGLRNLVPYCGTKFAVRGMMEALHEELREDPRDFSGIKLTCIFPYIVDTGLCKNPKIKFPSLMKIISPQEAADNIVDAVRRNYSEMTIPSSLFYINQWFRIFPRPVPLHLKDFLDSGLEAQ from the exons gaCAGACGAGCAAGGCATCACGATGAAGGTGTACCAGGGCGTTATGATGGCGCTAGAGATTCTAGTTCTGATTGTGAAGCTCTATGCGACCTGGTTCTACTGTCTCTACCGCTTCTTTGTACCTCCAGAACCTAAGAGTGTTAATGGGGAAATTGTGTTG ATAACTGGGGCAGGCCACGGAATGGGAAGAGAAATGGCATTGAGGTTCGGCCGTTTAGGAAGCGTCATCGTTTGCGTGGACATCAATCCTAAAGGCAACGAAGAAACCGCCGAGATGGTTAAAGAGAACAAGGGGAAAGCACATACCTATAA ATGTGACGTAACAGACCGAGAGGCCATCAATCAACTGATAGAAAAAGTTCGTAAGGAAGTCGGAGAAGTCACGATTTTGGTGAATAATGCTGGTATCATGCCGTGCAAGCCTCTACTCCAGACCAATGAAAAGGAGATCAGGCTGGCCTTTGAAGTCAACGTTCTCTCGCATCTCTgg CTACTCCAAGCCGTGCTACCCTCGATGATGGAGAGAAATCACGGTCACATCGTCGCTATGTCTTCGATGGCTGGTGTTCTTGGTCTGCGTAATCTGGTGCCCTACTGCGGTACCAAGTTCGCAGTCCGCGGTATGATGGAGGCTCTGCATGAGGAACTTAGGGAGGATCCGAGGGACTTCAGTgga ATTAAACTAACCTGTATCTTCCCGTACATCGTTGACACCGGCCTGTGCAAGAACCCGAAAATCAAGTTCCCGTCGCTGATGAAGATCATATCTCCCCAGGAGGCAGCTGACAACATCGTGGATGCTGTTAGGAGGAACTACTCAGAGATGACAATTCCCAGCTCCTTATTTTACATCAATCAG TGGTTCCGAATATTCCCCAGACCCGTGCCCCTGCATTTAAAGGATTTTTTGGATTCCGGACTTGAAGCGCAAtag
- the LOC111000984 gene encoding 17-beta-hydroxysteroid dehydrogenase 13 isoform X2 encodes MATTETQKNGSAQNLIKQAPWTDEQGITMKVYQGVMMALEILVLIVKLYATWFYCLYRFFVPPEPKSVNGEIVLITGAGHGMGREMALRFGRLGSVIVCVDINPKGNEETAEMVKENKGKAHTYKCDVTDREAINQLIEKVRKEVGEVTILVNNAGIMPCKPLLQTNEKEIRLAFEVNVLSHLWLLQAVLPSMMERNHGHIVAMSSMAGVLGLRNLVPYCGTKFAVRGMMEALHEELREDPRDFSGIKLTCIFPYIVDTGLCKNPKIKFPSLMKIISPQEAADNIVDAVRRNYSEMTIPSSLFYINQWCRLLPVAVPLQIKDFLDSGLEPQ; translated from the exons gaCAGACGAGCAAGGCATCACGATGAAGGTGTACCAGGGCGTTATGATGGCGCTAGAGATTCTAGTTCTGATTGTGAAGCTCTATGCGACCTGGTTCTACTGTCTCTACCGCTTCTTTGTACCTCCAGAACCTAAGAGTGTTAATGGGGAAATTGTGTTG ATAACTGGGGCAGGCCACGGAATGGGAAGAGAAATGGCATTGAGGTTCGGCCGTTTAGGAAGCGTCATCGTTTGCGTGGACATCAATCCTAAAGGCAACGAAGAAACCGCCGAGATGGTTAAAGAGAACAAGGGGAAAGCACATACCTATAA ATGTGACGTAACAGACCGAGAGGCCATCAATCAACTGATAGAAAAAGTTCGTAAGGAAGTCGGAGAAGTCACGATTTTGGTGAATAATGCTGGTATCATGCCGTGCAAGCCTCTACTCCAGACCAATGAAAAGGAGATCAGGCTGGCCTTTGAAGTCAACGTTCTCTCGCATCTCTgg CTACTCCAAGCCGTGCTACCCTCGATGATGGAGAGAAATCACGGTCACATCGTCGCTATGTCTTCGATGGCTGGTGTTCTTGGTCTGCGTAATCTGGTGCCCTACTGCGGTACCAAGTTCGCAGTCCGCGGTATGATGGAGGCTCTGCATGAGGAACTTAGGGAGGATCCGAGGGACTTCAGTgga ATTAAACTAACCTGTATCTTCCCGTACATCGTTGACACCGGCCTGTGCAAGAACCCGAAAATCAAGTTCCCGTCGCTGATGAAGATCATATCTCCCCAGGAGGCAGCTGACAACATCGTGGATGCTGTTAGGAGGAACTACTCAGAGATGACAATTCCCAGCTCCTTATTTTACATCAATCAG TGGTGCAGATTATTACCAGTAGCCGTGCCGCTGCAAATTAAGGACTTTTTGGACTCGGGGCTAGAACCTCAATAA